TTGAAAATGAAAAAAGAGAGCTTGAATCTAAGAGGATATTTTTAGAAAAGAAGCAGAAATTGACAAGAGAATTTAGAGAAAAATTAAGAGCTTTGGGAATGAAGGTAGCTCACAGAATTTCAGATGAGATTTCTAATCTTTCAACTGAAAACTACATTAGAATGACTGGAAAAGTTGAAATGATAGAATTCTCTGCGGAAAATGATTATGAAGTTATTCTAAGAAATGTTGAAGAATCAATAGAGAGGACATTTTCGATGCTCTCGGGCGGAGAGCAGGTAAGTGTTGCAATTGCCATTAGGGCCGCTCTTTCAAAGATCCTTTCAAAATCAGATTTTTATATACTTGATGAGCCTACCATTAACCTTGATGTTGAAAGGAAAAAGCTTCTTGCAGAAAACATAGAAAAGTTATTTGAAGATGTAAAGCAAGTGTTTATAATAACCCACGATGAAGAATTTACCCACATGGCAGAAAATATTATAAGACTTTAATTTTGTTAATAAACAGTTACAAATATTTTTTGGTAGCTATGAAAACTGTCAAATTTAAAAGCTTTCTTGTTTTTAAGTGTTATTTGTAATGTTAACCAAACTGTAATTTTACGGAAACTAGTCGGTTAAAATAACAAGTTATAATCTAAGTGTAATGTGAAAAAATTCTCAATAATTGAAACAACAGTTTGTGAAAAATATCTTTAAAATGGAGGTGGGTAGTATGGCAAAGTATGAAGTTACAAAAACTATTGATGTAAGAGGAGAGGTATGTCCAGTTCCTGACGTTGAAACAAAGAGAGCATTAAAAAAGATGAAACCTGGAGAAATTTTGGAAGTTTTAATTGATTACCCTATGTCAAAAGAAAGAATTCCAGAAACAGTAAAGAAATTGGGACATGAGGTATTAGAGATAGAGGAAGTTGGAAGAAGTGAATGGAAGATTTATATCAAAGTAAACGGCTAAGTAGGGGGTGCAAAAGATGGCATATTTAGGAATAGTATTTGGACTTATATTTGGTATTATTCTTCAAAGAGGTCGTATATGTTTTAATTCAGCTTTTAGAGATGTAAGACTTTTTAAAGATAATTATCTTATGAAATTTGCAGCTTTAGTAATAGCACTTCAAGTTCTCACATTCCTATTTTTTGCACAAATGGGATGGATTACATTAAATCCAAAACCTTTAAACTGGGTTGGAAATATAATTGGTGGATATTTATTTGGTATGGGAATGGTACTTGCCGGAGGTTGTGCATCTGGTGTTACATATAGGTCTGGAGAAGGTATGACAACTGCATGGTTTGCCGCTATTTTCTACGGTTTAACAGCATATGCAACAAAGTCTGGAGTATTTTCTGGATGGTTAAAGTGGGTTTCAAAATTTAACGTAAATGTTGATCACACAGAAGGAATTTACGCAGCTAAATCCGGTCCAACTTTATCTTCTGTTTTTAACGTGAACCCATGGATTGTAGGAATTATATTTGTGGCAATTCTTTTGTGGTACGTTTTTGGAACAAAAACGACGGAAAGAAGTACAAAGCTTGGTTACAAAACAGCTGCAATAATCCTTGCAATATTGGCACCTCTTGCTTGGATGTCTAGTGCAGCTGCTGGAAGAAACTACGGAT
This genomic window from Thermosipho africanus Ob7 contains:
- a CDS encoding sulfurtransferase TusA family protein, with amino-acid sequence MAKYEVTKTIDVRGEVCPVPDVETKRALKKMKPGEILEVLIDYPMSKERIPETVKKLGHEVLEIEEVGRSEWKIYIKVNG
- a CDS encoding YeeE/YedE family protein translates to MAYLGIVFGLIFGIILQRGRICFNSAFRDVRLFKDNYLMKFAALVIALQVLTFLFFAQMGWITLNPKPLNWVGNIIGGYLFGMGMVLAGGCASGVTYRSGEGMTTAWFAAIFYGLTAYATKSGVFSGWLKWVSKFNVNVDHTEGIYAAKSGPTLSSVFNVNPWIVGIIFVAILLWYVFGTKTTERSTKLGYKTAAIILAILAPLAWMSSAAAGRNYGFGITGGWISLFKGFLNKQPLNWEGWEIVGIIIGAMISAKLAGEFKLRMPKNPITYLQVMVGGVLMGLGAVTAGGCNIGHFFTGVPQMAISSLLASLFFILGNWTMSWILFGRD